The Orcinus orca chromosome 4, mOrcOrc1.1, whole genome shotgun sequence genome includes a region encoding these proteins:
- the PDHA2 gene encoding LOW QUALITY PROTEIN: pyruvate dehydrogenase E1 component subunit alpha, testis-specific form, mitochondrial (The sequence of the model RefSeq protein was modified relative to this genomic sequence to represent the inferred CDS: inserted 1 base in 1 codon; substituted 1 base at 1 genomic stop codon), producing the protein MRKMLAAAVSSVLSVVIQKPANRVLVASCNYSNDATFEIKKCDLYRLEEGAPVTAVLTREDGLKYYRMMQNICRMELKADQLXKQKFIRGFCHLCDGQEACCVGLEAGLNPTDHVIASFQAHGXMCTCGLSVPSILAELTGRRGGCVEGEGGSMHMYANNFYGGNGTVGAQGLLGAAYNMTAVWNLPCIFICENNRYGMGISVERAAANTDYYKRGSFIPGLKVDGMEVLCVWEATKVAADYCRSGKGPILMELLTYHYYGHSMSHPGISYRTREEVQNLSSKSHPIMLLKDKMVNNKLASIEELKEIDVEVRKEIDAAAQFAITDPEPPLEELSHHIYSTNPPFEIRDANQWIRFKSVS; encoded by the exons ATGAGGAAGATGCTGGCTGCTGCTGTCTCTAGCGTGCTGTCTGTTGTCATCCAGAAGCCCGCTAACAGGGTGCTTGTGGCATCCTGTAACTATTCAAATGATGCTACATTTGAGATTAAGAAATGTGATCTTTATCGGTTGGAAGAGGGTGCCCCTGTCACCGCAGTGCTCACCCGGGAGGATGGACTCAAATACTACAGGATGATGCAGAACATTTGTCGAATGGAATTGAAGGCGGATCAGttgtaaaaacagaaatttattcgtGGTTTCTGTCACTTGTGTGATGGTCAGGAAGCTTGTTGTGTGGGTCTTGAGGCTGGGCTAAATCCCACAGATCATGTTATTGCATCCTTTCAGGCTCACG TCATGTGTACTTGTGGACTTTCTGTCCCATCAATTCTAGCAGAGCTGACAGGTCGAAGAGGTGGCTGTGTTGAAGGAGAAGGAGGGTCAATGCATATGTATGCCAATAACTTCTATGGAGGCAATGGCACTGTTGGCGCTCAGGGACTGCTGGGAGCTG CTTATAATATGACAGCTGTGTGGAATTTACCTTGTATTTTCATCTGTGAGAATAACCGCTATGGAATGGGAATATCTGTTGAGAGAGCTGCAGCCAACACTGATTACTACAAGAGAGGCAGTTTCATCCCTGGCCTAAAGGTAGATGGAATGGAGGTTCTGTGTGTTTGGGAGGCAACTAAGGTTGCAGCTGACTATTGTAGATCTGGAAAGGGGCCCATACTGATGGAGCTGCTGACATACCATTATTATGGACACAGTATGAGTCACCCTGGAATCAGTTATCGTACACGAGAAGAAGTTCAGAATTTAAGCAGTAAGAGCCATCCTATCATGCTTCTCAAAGATAAAATGGTAAACAACAAACTTGCCAGTAttgaagaattgaaggaaattGATGTTGAAGTGAGGAAAGAAATTGATGCTGCTGCTCAGTTTGCTATAACCGATCCTGAACCACCTTTGGAAGAATTAAGCCATCACATCTACAGCACTAATCCACCTTTTGAAATTCGTGATGCAAATCAGTGGATCAGGTTTAAGTCAGTCAGTTAA